A window of Malania oleifera isolate guangnan ecotype guangnan chromosome 5, ASM2987363v1, whole genome shotgun sequence contains these coding sequences:
- the LOC131156308 gene encoding uncharacterized protein LOC131156308 isoform X8, whose amino-acid sequence MRQQTGFSCDGETKMPIFNTEGNFVCFSKKSFTTNSDEEMISDDEGNNVPSKFSNISGCKGLQKANPPSFGSDKRSCSWSEATKEAEALMCLNDSAECCSSHVANFKANTFCKGGKGKAKPKFSFRFQLPKEGFFLSSILKDERDFCCKDQHVPQEAVALWTAEHSMSELLEDFQGERTTYSEINGMPAEVDTSGHGLANNSMTELLDGLQDKTGDNRTKGNRVQLAGKKSILSLGDRNTDDEDPPELMGDGTSSDEETYNQNLKLVIPEIERQTMADRFHEVLSAAQVNDEGLPVAAHKLSGGLYGQLQQVMQNERGREMDFSRKLQAGISPNDEASCIDLKILSKYLDGKVTVCLCSFKENEESPQMRRESGERKRTVIFNPRACTDVDLEVGSLIRIHPPWKEVQIMANDECIILSAYFSQI is encoded by the exons ATGAGGCAG CAAACTGGTTTCAGTTGTGACGGTGAAACTAAAATGCCCATCTTCAACACTGAGGGAAACTTTGTCTGCTTTTCAAAGAAGTCATTTACAACTAACTCAGATGAAGAGATGATCTCTGATGATGAG GGGAATAATGTTCcgtcaaaattttcaaacattTCTGGCTGTAAAGGGTTACAGAAAGCTAATCCTCCTAGCTTTGGAAGTGACAAACGATCTTGCTCATGGTCTGAAGCTACTAAGGAAGCTGAGGCACTAATGTGTTTGAATGACAGTGCAGAGTGTTGCTCTTCGCATGTTGCCAATTTTAAAGCAAACACATTCTGTAAAG GTGGGAAGGGCAAGGCCAAGCCCAAATTTTCATTCCGTTTTCAGTTACCCAAGGAAGGATTCTTTTTGTCTTCTATCTTGAAGGATGAAAGGGACTTCTGTTGCAAGGATCAACATGTGCCTCAAGAAGCTGTTGCACTTTGGACTGCGGAACATTCAATGTCTGAACTCCTGGAAGATTTTCAGGGAGAAAGAACGACATATTCAGAGATTAATGGAATGCCTGCTGAAGTAGACACTTCTGGACATGGATTGGCCAATAATTCAATGACCGAACTTCTGGATGGTCTTCAGGATAAGACTGGT GATAATAGAACTAAAGGAAATAGGGTACAGCTTGCTGGTAAGAAAAGTATATTATCATTGGGAGACAGAAACACTGATGATGAAGACCCCCCTGAGCTGATGGGCGATGGAACTTCAAGCGATGAAGAG ACCTATAATCAAAATCTAAAGCTTGTTATCCCAGAAATTGAAAGGCAAACAATGGCAGATCGGTTTCATGAAGTTTTGAGTGCCGCTCAAGTGAATGATGAGGGGCTTCCTGTTGCAGCACATAAATTATCAGG GGGATTGTATGGGCAATTGCAGCAAGTCATGCAGAATGAAAGGGGAAGAGAAATGGATTTTTCAAGGAAGTTGCAAGCAGGAATTAGTCCAAATg ATGAGGCAAGCTGCATTGATTTGAAAATCCTGTCAAAGTACTTGGATGGAAAGGTCACTGTTTGTCTAtgttcttttaaagaaaatgaagaG AGCCCCCAAATGAGAAGGGAAAGTGGAGAAAGGAAGAGGACAGTTATCTTTAACCCAAGAGCATGTACTGATGTTGACCTTGAAGTGGGGAGCTTGATTCGAATTCACCCTCCATG GAAAGAGGTCCAgatcatggcgaatgatgaatgCATAATTTTATCTGCATATTTCTCCCAGATTTGA